TCGAGCCGCCGCCGGGCCCCAGGCCCGAGCCGTTCGAACGGCGTGCCGGACAGCCCGGACAGGCCCACCCGGTCCAGCACCTCGTCCGCCCCCAGCGGGTCCAGCGTCCAGCGCCGCCAGGTCTCGACGACCTCGGCCACGGTCAGCCCGGGGAAGAGGCCGCCCTCGCGCCACACGCCGCCCGCCCCGCCTCGCGCGTAGGGGTCGATGCCCGCCACCCGCACCGTCCCCGCAAGAGGGCGCCGGTCACCCGCGACCGTCTCCAACAGCGTCGTCTTGCCCGAGCCGTAGCGGCCGAGGAGCGCGTACACGGTGCCGCGCGGGACGGTGAACGAAGCCCCGCGTACGGCGTCGGCACCCCCGCGCCCGGCGGTCAGATCGCGTACCTCGATCACATTCCTGCTCATGACGTCCATGCTCGCCGCCGGGGGCCCCGCCGTGCAGTCACGCGCGTCAGGAACGTTCCGTTACAAATGTCAGTGTCAGACCCGTACGAGCACCTCAGGGGAGAGATCCGCGGGGCGCGCGTGACCGGCGAGCATCATGGTGACCTCCAGCTCCGCCATGAAGCAGCGCAGCACGTGCCTGACGCCCGCCTCGCCTGCGAGCCCGAGCCCGTACGCGTAGGGGCGGGCCAGGAAAACGGCCTGCGCGCCCAGGGCGAGCGCCTTGACGGCGTCCGCGCCGGTGCGGACGCCGCTGTCGAACAGGACCGTGGCCTGACCCCCGATGGCGTCCACCACTCCGGGGAGCGCGTCGAGGGAGGCCACCGCGCCGTCCACCTGACGACCGCCGTGGTTGGACACGACGACCCCGTCCATTCCGGCGTCCACGGCACGACGCGCGTCGTCGGGGTGCTGGATGCCCTTGAGGACGATGGGCCCATCCCAGTGCTCGCGCAGGAACGCGAGGTCGTCCCAAGTCAACGACGGGTCGCCGAAGTTGGCGGCCCAATGCAGGAGCGCCATCTGCACGTTGTCGTTGGTGACCGGGCCGCCCACGGCCTTCTGGAACACCGGGGCGGTGAAGTAATTGGCGACCCCGACGCCGCGCAGGAACGGCAGGTAGGCGACGTCCAGGTCGCGGGGCCGCCATCCCAGCGCGAACGTGTCGAGGGTGACGACCAGCGCCGTGTACCCCGCCGCCTTGGCCCGGCCCATGAAGCTGGCGGCAAGCTCCCGATCCTTGGGCCAGTAGAGCTGGTACCAGCGGGGCGCGCCGTCGCCGCTCGCCTCGGCCACGTCCTCGATGCTCTGGGAGGCGGCCGTGCTGAGGACGATGGGCACGCCCAGGTCCGCGGCGGCCCGGGCCACGCCGGACTCGGCGTCCGGGTGCACGATGGACAGCACTCCGATGGGGGCGAGCAGCACCGGGGCGGGCATCCGGGTGCCCAGCACCTCCACCGCCATGTCCCGCCGGGACACGTCCCGGAGCATGCGCGGCATGATGCGCCAACCTCGGAAGGCCGCGAGGTTGGCCGCCGCGGTGGCCTCCGCGCCCGCCGAGCCCGCCACGTACCCGAACGCCTCGGGCGGCAGCCGCAGCCGCGCCGCCTCCTCCAACCCGGCCGGATCGGTGGGCAGACCGGGCCGGACGTCGCCGAGCCCGTTCAGGTAGATCTCGTTCTGGAAATCGGCGAGCGAGCCCATCGCAACCTCCATCTGCAGGTCCGTCGGCCGGTCCGCGGACGACGCCTCAATGTCCCATGCCCGTTCCGATCACGGCACGCCGCACGGTCCGGCCTAATCTGTCCCCGGGACCGGCAACAATGTGGGCATGGCACGACGCGGATCCCCAGCCCCTCCCCCGCCGGACTTCGAAGAGAACATCGTCGACGTCGACGTCTCCGAGGAGATGCGGGGCAGTTTCCTCGAGTACGCGTACTCGGTCATCTACAGCCGGGCGCTGCCCGACGCCCGCGACGGGCTCAAGCCCGTCCAGCGCCGGATCCTCTACTCGATGAACGAGATGGGGCTGCGGCCGGACCGGGGCCACGTCAAGTGCGCCCGCGTCGTCGGTGAGGTGATGGGCAAGCTGCACCCGCACGGCGACAGCGCCATCTACGACGCGATGGTGCGGATGGCGCAGCCGTGGGCCATGCGGATGCCG
The DNA window shown above is from Thermomonospora umbrina and carries:
- a CDS encoding lactate 2-monooxygenase yields the protein MGSLADFQNEIYLNGLGDVRPGLPTDPAGLEEAARLRLPPEAFGYVAGSAGAEATAAANLAAFRGWRIMPRMLRDVSRRDMAVEVLGTRMPAPVLLAPIGVLSIVHPDAESGVARAAADLGVPIVLSTAASQSIEDVAEASGDGAPRWYQLYWPKDRELAASFMGRAKAAGYTALVVTLDTFALGWRPRDLDVAYLPFLRGVGVANYFTAPVFQKAVGGPVTNDNVQMALLHWAANFGDPSLTWDDLAFLREHWDGPIVLKGIQHPDDARRAVDAGMDGVVVSNHGGRQVDGAVASLDALPGVVDAIGGQATVLFDSGVRTGADAVKALALGAQAVFLARPYAYGLGLAGEAGVRHVLRCFMAELEVTMMLAGHARPADLSPEVLVRV
- a CDS encoding ATP-binding cassette domain-containing protein; protein product: MSRNVIEVRDLTAGRGGADAVRGASFTVPRGTVYALLGRYGSGKTTLLETVAGDRRPLAGTVRVAGIDPYARGGAGGVWREGGLFPGLTVAEVVETWRRWTLDPLGADEVLDRVGLSGLSGTPFERLGPGARRRLDLALALMGRSDVLFLDEPTTGLTGGDARQVRTTVRELAHGGTTVLLATCDPQEARGADRVGVLDAGRLITGDDSVRLRAA